From Nicotiana tabacum cultivar K326 chromosome 20, ASM71507v2, whole genome shotgun sequence, one genomic window encodes:
- the LOC107795564 gene encoding uncharacterized protein At1g76660: MGSEQNRFPQQQGPPLPSRRKRWGGCLGGLSCFGRQKGGKRIVPSSRIPEANSLPNQQNVPQAGGLNNQTAALLAPPSSPASFSNSALPSTAQSPSCFLSSNSPGGPSNAMFATGPYAHETQLVSPPVFSNFTTEPSTAPFTPPPELAHLTTPSSPDVPFARFLSSSVNVKATDKTNYIGANDLQATYSLYPGSPATTLRSPVSRVSGDCLSSSYAERELPQLDPSIPSSEAKHPGPDSSTSKLSQDSNFFCPATFAQFYIDHSLFPHSGGRLSVSKESDAYSNNGNGHQSRQNKPSKQDAEEVEAYRASFGFSADEIVTTTQYVEISDVALDDPFSMIPFTMSTAEGTKGGNISNMASPQHCKPGINHFEGAGNCVKDHMSPKQSVDVFKQIEPAKHAMSDDEGIFSKMGTLRLSRKYDPGLSSSDAEIDYRRGRSLRERKGNIAW, encoded by the exons ATGGGGTCAGAGCAGAATAGATTTCCGCAGCAGCAAGGACCGCCACTTCCTTCTCGG CGTAAACGATGGGGAGGATGTTTGGGAGGATTGTCTTGTTTCGGAAGACAAAAAGGTGGAAAGCGTATAGTACCTTCATCTCGTATTCCCGAGGCCAATTCGCTACCAAATCAGCAGAATGTACCCCAAGCTGGTGGGTTGAATAATCAGACTGCAGCTCTTTTAGCTCCACCATCGTCACCAGCATCCTTTTCGAATTCAGCGCTCCCTTCAACAGCTCAATCACCAAGCTGTTTTTTATCTAGTAATTCGCCAGGTGGTCCTTCAAATGCTATGTTTGCCACTGGTCCATATGCTCATGAGACACAGTTGGTATCCCCTCCTGTATTCTCAAACTTCACCACTGAGCCATCTACTGCTCCTTTCACACCTCCACCTGAGTTGGCCCACCTGACTACCCCCTCTTCCCCAGATGTGCCTTTCGCTCGGTTCCTCTCCTCTTCAGTGAATGTTAAAGCCACAGACAAGACCAACTACATTGGTGCTAATGATCTTCAAGCTACCTACTCTCTCTATCCAGGAAGTCCTGCTACTACTCTCAGATCCCCTGTTTCGAGGGTGTCAGGTGATTGCCTGTCATCGTCTTATGCTGAAAGGGAACTTCCTCAGTTGGATCCTTCTATTCCTTCTTCCGAGGCCAAGCATCCAGGCCCTGATTCAAGCACCTCAAAGTTGTCTCAAGATTCAAATTTCTTCTGTCCAGCTACATTTGCCCAATTTTACATCGACCATTCTTTATTTCCTCATTCTGGTGGAAGGCTGAGCGTTTCCAAAGAATCTGATGCTTATTCAAATAACGGGAATGGCCACCAGAGTAGGCAGAACAAACCCTCTAAACAAGATGCAGAGGAAGTTGAAGCTTACAGAGCATCCTTTGGATTCAGTGCTGATGAGATTGTTACTACAACACAGTATGTGGAGATTTCTGATGTTGCATTAGATGATCCCTTTAGCATGATCCCTTTTACTATGTCAACAGCTGAGGGAACAAAAGGAGGGAATATCTCTAATATGGCATCTCCTCAGCACTGCAAACCAGGGATAAATCATTTCGAAGGAGCAGGCAATTGCGTGAAAG ATCATATGTCACCAAAGCAATCTGTAGATGTTTTTAAGCAAATTGAACCTGCTAAGCATGCTATGAGTGACGATGAAGGCATCTTCTCCAAAATGGGAACTTTAAGACTCAGTCGGAAATATGACCCTGGTTTATCAAGCTCTGATGCGGAGATAGACTACAGGAGAGGAAGAAGCTTGAGAGAAAGAAAAGGCAATATTGCATGGTAG